One window of Agromyces rhizosphaerae genomic DNA carries:
- the ffh gene encoding signal recognition particle protein has translation MATFGTLSDRLAETFKNLRTKGKLSASDVDGTVREIRRALLEADVALPVVKEFTQTVRERALGDEVSRALNPAQQVVQIVNEELVGILGGQQRRLEFAKTPPTVIMLAGLQGAGKTTLAGKLAKWLKKDGHTPMLVAADLQRPNAVNQLQVVGEQAGVTVYAPEPGNGVGDPVKVAKDAVAQATRAQHDTVIIDTAGRLGVDAELMKQAANIRKATNPDEVLFVIDAMIGQDAVATAKAFQEGVDFTGVVLSKLDGDARGGAALSVASVTGRPIIFASTGEGLDDFEPFHPDRMASRILDLGDILTLIEQAQQAFDEEEAAKVAEKIASEQFTLDDFLKQMQQLRGAGNIKKMMGMLPGMGSMKQQLDDFDEREIVHTEAIIQSMTPAERTNPKLLNGSRRLRIAKGSGMTVTDVNQLVQRFEQAAKMMKTVARGGTPQIPGMGPMPGGGGHGQGKRKKGGKKPQGSRSGNPAKRAAENAALAEGRSVAPSGAAAGSGFGLGGGGAKGAPSEEELQALQKFLGRG, from the coding sequence ATGGCTACCTTCGGAACCCTGTCCGACCGTCTTGCCGAGACGTTCAAGAACCTCCGCACCAAGGGCAAGCTGTCCGCGTCCGACGTCGACGGCACCGTCCGCGAGATCCGGCGCGCCCTGCTCGAGGCCGACGTGGCGCTGCCCGTCGTCAAGGAGTTCACCCAGACGGTGCGCGAGCGCGCGCTCGGCGACGAGGTCAGCCGCGCGCTGAACCCCGCCCAGCAGGTCGTGCAGATCGTCAACGAGGAGCTCGTCGGCATCCTCGGCGGCCAGCAGCGGCGCCTGGAGTTCGCGAAGACCCCGCCGACCGTCATCATGCTCGCCGGCCTCCAGGGCGCCGGAAAGACCACCCTCGCGGGCAAGCTCGCGAAGTGGCTCAAGAAGGACGGCCACACCCCGATGCTCGTGGCCGCCGACCTCCAGCGGCCGAACGCCGTGAACCAGCTCCAGGTCGTCGGCGAGCAGGCCGGCGTCACGGTCTACGCGCCCGAGCCGGGCAACGGCGTCGGCGACCCGGTCAAGGTCGCGAAGGACGCCGTGGCGCAGGCCACCCGCGCCCAGCACGACACCGTCATCATCGACACCGCGGGTCGCCTCGGCGTCGACGCGGAGCTCATGAAGCAGGCCGCGAACATCCGGAAGGCGACGAACCCCGACGAGGTGCTGTTCGTCATCGACGCGATGATCGGCCAGGACGCGGTCGCGACCGCGAAGGCGTTCCAGGAGGGCGTCGACTTCACGGGCGTGGTGTTGTCGAAGCTCGACGGCGACGCGCGCGGCGGTGCCGCGCTCTCCGTGGCATCCGTCACGGGCCGCCCCATCATCTTCGCGTCCACGGGCGAGGGGCTCGACGACTTCGAGCCGTTCCACCCCGACCGCATGGCGAGCCGCATCCTCGACCTCGGCGACATCCTCACCCTCATCGAGCAGGCCCAGCAGGCCTTCGACGAGGAGGAGGCGGCGAAGGTCGCCGAGAAGATCGCGAGCGAGCAGTTCACGCTCGACGACTTCCTGAAGCAGATGCAGCAGCTGCGCGGCGCTGGCAACATCAAGAAGATGATGGGCATGCTGCCCGGCATGGGCTCGATGAAGCAGCAGCTCGACGACTTCGACGAGCGCGAGATCGTGCACACCGAGGCCATCATCCAGTCCATGACGCCGGCCGAGCGCACCAACCCGAAGCTGCTGAACGGCTCGCGGCGCCTCCGCATCGCGAAGGGCTCGGGCATGACCGTCACCGACGTGAACCAGCTCGTGCAGCGCTTCGAGCAGGCCGCGAAGATGATGAAGACCGTCGCGCGCGGCGGCACGCCGCAGATCCCCGGCATGGGGCCCATGCCGGGCGGCGGCGGCCACGGCCAGGGCAAGCGCAAGAAGGGCGGCAAGAAGCCGCAGGGCTCGCGCTCGGGCAACCCGGCCAAGCGCGCCGCCGAGAACGCCGCGCTGGCGGAGGGCCGCTCGGTCGCCCCGTCGGGTGCGGCCGCGGGCTCGGGCTTCGGCCTCGGCGGCGGTGGAGCGAAGGGTGCGCCGTCGGAGGAGGAGCTGCAGGCCCTGCAGAAGTTCCTCGGCCGCGGCTGA
- a CDS encoding DUF2004 domain-containing protein, which translates to MSIEHEYFGVVGGDGGSYWSEVVDCGDQSVEVVLQADGDELSEESLDVAAGMVSGIEDLDADVREAFVAELARPSTPTAQFLADVQEALEPEDIEDAIARESGDREIDILRSLVLERVEFRPANGGEDEAFAVFEYSFAADESDARLIASVDRDSDVVDVQYEG; encoded by the coding sequence ATGTCCATCGAGCACGAGTACTTCGGCGTCGTCGGCGGTGACGGCGGGTCCTACTGGTCCGAGGTCGTCGACTGCGGCGACCAGTCGGTCGAGGTCGTGCTCCAGGCCGACGGCGACGAGCTCTCCGAGGAGTCGCTCGACGTCGCGGCCGGCATGGTGAGCGGCATCGAGGACCTCGACGCCGACGTGCGCGAGGCGTTCGTCGCCGAGCTGGCGCGGCCGTCGACGCCGACCGCGCAGTTCCTCGCCGACGTGCAGGAGGCGCTCGAGCCCGAGGACATCGAGGACGCGATCGCCCGCGAGTCGGGCGACCGCGAGATCGACATCCTGCGCTCGCTCGTGCTGGAGCGGGTCGAGTTCCGGCCGGCGAACGGCGGCGAGGACGAGGCGTTCGCGGTGTTCGAGTACTCGTTCGCCGCCGACGAGTCCGACGCGCGCCTCATCGCCTCCGTGGACCGCGACTCCGACGTCGTGGACGTGCAGTACGAGGGCTGA